CCCGCCCCGATGTCGATCTCATCATCGCAGTCCACAGTGCGGAACGTCCGATCGAGCGTGCAGTGCGGTCGGTGCTCGATACGACCGGTGCCGATGTCCGCGTGACGGTCGTCTGCCACCGGATCGATGCCTCGGTCATCGAGGCTCGACTCGGCACCGCGGCGGCGGATCCCCGGATGCGGCTCGTGGAACACCATGATTCGTTCCGAAGCCCGTCCGGTCCGTTCAATCGGGGCATGGACCTCGCCGATGCCCGGTTCACCTCGATCATGGGATCGGACGATGAACTCGAACCCGGTGCGATCGACTCGTGGCTTCACCGCGCGCGTCGCGATCGGGCCGACATGGTCATTCCACGGCTCCGGTTCTCCTCGGGCCGTGTCGTCTCGTCACCTCCGGTCCGGCCGTTCCGCGTGCAACGGCTCGACGGACTGCGCGACCGACTCGCTTATCGGAGCGCTCCGCTCGGTCTCGTCTCGCGTGAGCGATTCGGCGATGTGCGACTGGAGGAGGGCATGCGCAACGGGGGTGACATCGCCTTCGTCACCCGACTGTGGTTCGCCGATGCAGCGCGAAGCTTCGACCGCCGCGGTCCCGCATACGTCATCAACGACGACGCGACCGATCGCGTCACCTTCGCGCCGAAGCCGATCGCAGTCGAGCTCGAGTGGCTGGCACGACTCCTCGCTCGCACGGAGACGAGGGAATTGCCGAGTCCGGTGCGTCTCGCGCTGGCGCGGAAGTTCGCGAGGGTCCACGTGTTCGGCGCGGTGTTCAACCGACGGGACGCACCTGGATGGCTGCAGGATGACCGGGCCGCCCTCGTGCGCGCCATCGAGGGGTTGCGCGCCTTCGCGCCCGGTTTCGAGACGTCGCTCTCACGCGTCGATCACCGACTCGCGGCGGCCATCGTCGCCGAAGATCCGAGCGAGGCGGAGCTCGTGCGCCTCGCCACGATCCGTCGTCGTCCGACCTCGTGGTCGACGCTCACGGCTCCGACGCTGCGCGGATCGTTCGCCCGCGACGCGCCGTTCCGGCTCACGCTCGCGTCGTTCCTCGTCGGGCGCTCGACCCCTCGCGCCTAGGCGTGCCGACGTCGGCCCGACCGGAGATCGGCGCCGTCCGCGATGGCGGGTCCGCTACTTGGTGAAGTGCTCGCTCCACGCTTCAGGCGACGTGATCTCGGGCAGCGCAGCGCGGTACTCGCGAGCGAGCTCGGGCCAACGCCGCTTGATCTCACGATGCAGTCGACGACTCTCGCGCAGCAGACGGCGGAACGTCTCGGGGTCGCGCGTGTACCGGACCTTGCCGGAACCATCGGCCGTCGACACGAGGGCGCTGTCGAAATGCGGCAACCGGAACCAGGTGCCGTCCCGCTTGGAGAGCTCGACCTGCGGTTCCGTGACGTTCCGAGGTGCAGGTCGGGTGAACCACTGACGCGCGGTCATCTGCAGGGTGAACCAGACGAGGCGGGTGCCCCGCGGGCCCTTGGGACCCGAGGTGCCGGTCGGCACAGGGTAGACCCGCTTGCCCTCGACGGTCATCGGAATCTCGTGGTCGTCGCGCAGCACGGTCTTCTCGGGGAAGTCGGCCGCCGCCGCGCGCAGCTCGCCGAGGATCGTCGCCATGCCCTGTTGCATGTGATTGGGGCCGGAGAGGATGTCGCGCAGTGCCCGGTGCCGGAGGGTGACCGGGTAGTACTGCATCGAGAGCAGGTGCTTGAGGTCCCATCGCTCGCTGTCGCGGGTCAGGAGTCCGCCGTCGTCGTAGGGGGAGTGGAGCAGTGCGGCGACGATGCGATTCCGGGCGTGGAAGTAGGCCTGCCAGTCGATCGAGTCGTCCTTGTCGAGCCAGGAGACGTGCCAGAGCGCCATGCCCGGCAGCGTGACCGTCGGGTACCCGGCATCGCGGGCCCGGAGGCAGTACTCCGCGTCATCCCACTTGATGAAGGCCGGCAGCGAGAGGCCGATGCTCCGCACGACCTCGGTGGGGATGAGGCAGAACCACCAGCCGTTGTAGTCGGCGTCCATGCGGGCATGCATCCACCGGGTCTGACGGAGGTTCGAGAAGCGGAAGTCGTGCGGGACCTCGTCGTGCGGCTGCGCATGCCAGACGAACGGCTTGAGGTCGACGGTCTCGGCGAACGCGTGCAGCACTGGGCGGTTCAGGAGATCGAACATGTGGCCGCCGACGATCATCGGGCGCGTCGTATGGCGCGCGAAACGCACGGCACGGGCGATGCTCTCGGGCTCGATGGTGACGTCGTCGTCGAGCAGGATCACGAAGTCGCTGTCGCCCGCCTCGAGCGTCTCGGCCATCGACCGGGCGAATCCGCCCGATCCGCCGAGGTTCGGCTGCTCGATCAGCGACAGGGTGTCGCCGAGACGTTCGGCCACGGACTCGAACTCGGCCTCGTCGCGGACCCGCTGGTTGCCCTGGTCGACGATGTAGACGCGGTCGAGCATGTCGCGGACGGTCGTGTCCGCCGCGAGCGCGTCGAGCGTGCGCACGCAGTAGTCGGGCTTGTTGAAGGTGGTGATGCCGATGGAGGCCCCGCCGGAGCGCAGCTCCGGCGCGTCCGTCTCCCAGCGTCCGCCGCCGACGACGACCTCGTGATCGCCGGCGACCACCTCGAACCAGTACCAGCCGCCGTCGCCGAACGTCGTGACGGGCAGTTCGATCTCGTGCAGCATCGTGTCGGTGAACGGTTCGGAGGCGACACGCTGCGGGACGCCCTGAGCCGTCGATCGGTACACGAGCAGGGTGCCCTCGCCGCTCGTCTCGACGATGAGGCGGATGCGATCGACATTGGTCCACTGCTGCCAGTAGGAAGCAGGGAAGGCATTGAAGTAACTCGCGAACGAGACGCGCTCGCCGGCACCGATGCGGAATCGATCCCGAGCCAGCAGATCATCGAGATGGGCACGATCGCTCACCCGCACCTCGCGGTCGCCGACCTTCGCCCAGACATCGGCGTCGACGTACAGCGAGATGACATCGGGATCGGCGTCTTGCGGGAAGACGACGCGTTGGATCTCGTTCCAGGTCAAGCTCACGCTGCAGTGCTCCGTGTGTCGTGGTGGGATCGCGTCGGGTCTCCCGGCGCGACTACGAGCCTAACGCGTCAACCCGGCGAAGTCTGGGCGCCAGGGTTGCCAGCTGCACGCCGAGGACGCAGAGCTCGGCGATCGCCAGTCCCCAGGCCACTCCGGGAGCACCGATCCAGAGCAGGAGCGGATACATGAGCAGGGTGCCGACCACTGCGCCGACGATGGTGCTCGTCGCGAGCGCCTTCGTGAGGCCGAACGCGGTGAGGCAGGCGAAGCCGGTGAGCTGCGATGCGAGGATGGCCGCGAGGTTGACCGCCATCGGAATGGCGAGCGCGAGCGGGATCACGAGCGTCCCGCCCGAGAGGAGCTCGCCGATCCACGGGCCGGCGACGCCGTACACGATGCCGCCGAGGGCTCCGAGAGCGAGTGCGATGAGCGTCACCCGGCGGGCGCGGTCGGCCTGTTCGGCCGGGACGGGGTTCGGCACCCAGCCCTGGGCCACCTGCACGACGGGCCGTGTCGAGTAGAGCGCGAGCCTGACGATGCGCTCTGCGAGGGCGTACACGGCGGTCGCCTGCGGCAGGAAGAGGTCGATGAGCACGATCGGCACGTTGACGTAGATGGAGGCGGTCGCCGACATGGCGACCGGGCTCGCCTGCCCGGCGAGATTGCGGATGGCGCGCACGGGGGAGAGCCCGAACCGCCAGCCGCCGTAGCGGGCGAGGATGTTCCAGTTGCCGATGACGGCGGAGATCATGACTCCGGCGAGCTGCAGGGCGGCGAACGCGATGACGTCGCCGGTCGCGATGAGCGCGACCGCGCCGACGACGGTGCCGGCGATGCGCGGCAACGTGTCGATCAGCAGGAAGCGGATCGGACTCGCCTCGCCGACGTAGAACCACCCGGCCCCGAGCGCCACGAGCACTCCGCTCGCCACAGTGAGTGCGGCGAGCAGGGCATCCTGCCCGACCACGACCACTGCGATGAAGATCGCCACCGGCAGGATGCCGATGCAGAGCCAGACGCGGCTGAGCAGCGAGTCGAAGTAGAAGCCACCGCGCGTCTCGGCGCTGCGGCTCGCGATCTCGGTCGGTCCGATGACACCCCAGCCGTAGACCGCGAAGACGAAGGCGAAGCCGGCGACCGCCTGGGCGACGGCGATCGTCGCCCAGGCTTCGGCCCCGGCCGCGACGATGATCGCCGGAATGACGGCGAGGCTGACGATTCCGCTGATGGCGACGGAGAGCCCGTAGCCGCCTGCATACCGCAACGCCGTGTTGGTCTTCACGCTCCGGCGACCTCCATCGGCTCGGGTCCCTCGGCGCCCGCCGGTGTCGTGCGCTTTCCCGCCATTCTCCCTCACAACGACGGAGCATGGGAATGCACGCGTTCGCCTAGACTCGTCTCACCCCTGTGCCACCTGCCCGGCGAACGAAGGAAGCGTGTTCATGACTCTCTTCCGCCGTCGTGCGCGCCATTCGACGCTGCGTGTGATGCGAAAGGGCCTTCGCGTCCGGTTCGACTCGCCGGCGATCGGACGCACCGTCGGCGTCGAGGTGGACGGACATCGGATGTGGACCGTCGCGGTGCCGGAGACGGCGCACCGCACAACCCTCGTGCCCTGGCCCGCTGTGCTGCGAAACCACCTGTCGGGTGCGGGGGACGTCGTGCTCAGGGACCAGAACAACGGTGCAGTGCTCGCCAGGGGGCGATTCGCCTGGCCCTCGCCTGAAGCGTCGATCGGCGTCGCGGATCTCGCCCGTGGGGGACAGGTCGTCGACAAGTGGGGCAAGCTCACTGATGCCCCGTCCGACGCTCTGCATCGACGGCTGATGGCGGCGATGCGCGAGGTGCTCGATGACCTCCAGGAACTCGGGTACACAGTGGCGATCACCGGGGGCACC
The DNA window shown above is from Agromyces cerinus and carries:
- a CDS encoding glycosyltransferase; this translates as MSLTWNEIQRVVFPQDADPDVISLYVDADVWAKVGDREVRVSDRAHLDDLLARDRFRIGAGERVSFASYFNAFPASYWQQWTNVDRIRLIVETSGEGTLLVYRSTAQGVPQRVASEPFTDTMLHEIELPVTTFGDGGWYWFEVVAGDHEVVVGGGRWETDAPELRSGGASIGITTFNKPDYCVRTLDALAADTTVRDMLDRVYIVDQGNQRVRDEAEFESVAERLGDTLSLIEQPNLGGSGGFARSMAETLEAGDSDFVILLDDDVTIEPESIARAVRFARHTTRPMIVGGHMFDLLNRPVLHAFAETVDLKPFVWHAQPHDEVPHDFRFSNLRQTRWMHARMDADYNGWWFCLIPTEVVRSIGLSLPAFIKWDDAEYCLRARDAGYPTVTLPGMALWHVSWLDKDDSIDWQAYFHARNRIVAALLHSPYDDGGLLTRDSERWDLKHLLSMQYYPVTLRHRALRDILSGPNHMQQGMATILGELRAAAADFPEKTVLRDDHEIPMTVEGKRVYPVPTGTSGPKGPRGTRLVWFTLQMTARQWFTRPAPRNVTEPQVELSKRDGTWFRLPHFDSALVSTADGSGKVRYTRDPETFRRLLRESRRLHREIKRRWPELAREYRAALPEITSPEAWSEHFTK
- a CDS encoding glycosyltransferase family 2 protein, which encodes MPRPDVDLIIAVHSAERPIERAVRSVLDTTGADVRVTVVCHRIDASVIEARLGTAAADPRMRLVEHHDSFRSPSGPFNRGMDLADARFTSIMGSDDELEPGAIDSWLHRARRDRADMVIPRLRFSSGRVVSSPPVRPFRVQRLDGLRDRLAYRSAPLGLVSRERFGDVRLEEGMRNGGDIAFVTRLWFADAARSFDRRGPAYVINDDATDRVTFAPKPIAVELEWLARLLARTETRELPSPVRLALARKFARVHVFGAVFNRRDAPGWLQDDRAALVRAIEGLRAFAPGFETSLSRVDHRLAAAIVAEDPSEAELVRLATIRRRPTSWSTLTAPTLRGSFARDAPFRLTLASFLVGRSTPRA
- a CDS encoding lipopolysaccharide biosynthesis protein, translating into MKTNTALRYAGGYGLSVAISGIVSLAVIPAIIVAAGAEAWATIAVAQAVAGFAFVFAVYGWGVIGPTEIASRSAETRGGFYFDSLLSRVWLCIGILPVAIFIAVVVVGQDALLAALTVASGVLVALGAGWFYVGEASPIRFLLIDTLPRIAGTVVGAVALIATGDVIAFAALQLAGVMISAVIGNWNILARYGGWRFGLSPVRAIRNLAGQASPVAMSATASIYVNVPIVLIDLFLPQATAVYALAERIVRLALYSTRPVVQVAQGWVPNPVPAEQADRARRVTLIALALGALGGIVYGVAGPWIGELLSGGTLVIPLALAIPMAVNLAAILASQLTGFACLTAFGLTKALATSTIVGAVVGTLLMYPLLLWIGAPGVAWGLAIAELCVLGVQLATLAPRLRRVDALGS